From Coffea arabica cultivar ET-39 chromosome 10e, Coffea Arabica ET-39 HiFi, whole genome shotgun sequence, one genomic window encodes:
- the LOC140015345 gene encoding probable CoA ligase CCL5, with amino-acid sequence MVVVRSADAGLMVDPRSGFCKANSTFYSKRKPIPFPANHALDLTTFISSRPHHGKVAFIDATTGGQLTFPDFWKAVESVSTCLWEMGIRKGHVVLLLSPNSIFFPVVSLSVISLGAVITTTNPLNTAREIAKHISDTKPALAFTVPQLLPKLADASNDNHLKVVLVGEREGETPCENSFSTSSCTVIGSLEEMMKREASQARVKDRVTLDDTATLLYSSGTTGVSKGVASSHKNFIALIETLVRRFGTNAQEEIYIATVPMFHIYGLAAFTMGHLAMGSTVVVLSKFDLEEMLWAVQKYRATYLPLVPPILVGIVNKADEIKKTYDLSSLRTVLCGGAPLSKEMIEGFVDKFPKVTIMQGYALTESTGGGASTDTMEESRRYGTAGLLSPSVEGRIVDSDSGRALPVNRTGELWLRGPTIMKGYFNNEEATASTLYSDGWLRTGDLCYIDEDGFLFIVDRLKELIKYKGYQVAPAELEALLLCHPEVADAAVIPFPDEEVGQFPMAYVVRKAGSTISGVAVIDFIAKQVAPYKRIRRVAFIASIPKNPSGKILRKDLIQLAASKL; translated from the exons aTGGTGGTGGTGCGATCGGCAGATGCCGGGCTGATGGTCGACCCAAGAAGTGGCTTCTGCAAAGCTAACTCCACCTTCTACAGCAAGCGCAAACCCATCCCGTTTCCTGCTAACCATGCTCTGGACTTGACCACGTTCATTTCTTCGCGTCCCCATCACGGCAAGGTTGCCTTCATCGACGCAACCACCGGCGGCCAACTCACCTTTCCCGACTTCTGGAAAGCAGTGGAATCCGTCTCCACGTGTCTTTGGGAAATGGGCATCCGCAAAGGCCACGTAGTCCTCCTCCTCTCCCCCAACTCCATATTCTTCCCCGTCGTCAGCCTCTCTGTTATTTCTCTGGGAGCCGTCATCACTACCACCAACCCCCTCAACACCGCCCGCGAAATCGCCAAACATATCTCCGACACCAAGCCTGCTCTCGCATTCACAGTCCCCCAACTCTTGCCCAAACTCGCGGACGCTTCTAACGACAACCACCTCAAAGTTGTCCTCGTGGGAGAAAGAGAAGGAGAAACCCCATGCGAGAACAGCTTCAGTACTAGTAGCTGTACTGTTATTGGAAGCTTGGAGGAGATGATGAAAAGAGAAGCAAGTCAAGCCCGAGTCAAAGACCGGGTGACCCTAGACGACACTGCAACGCTCCTATACTCGTCCGGCACCACTGGAGTTAGTAAAGGCGTGGCTTCATCGCACAAGAATTTCATAGCTTTGATCGAAACTCTAGTTCGCCGTTTCGGAACGAATGCCCAGGAAGAAATTTACATCGCAACCGTTCCCATGTTTCACATCTACGGTTTAGCTGCATTTACCATGGGTCATTTAGCCATGGGCTCAACGGTGGTGGTCTTGTCGAAGTTCGATTTGGAGGAGATGCTATGGGCCGTGCAAAAATACAGAGCTACTTATTTGCCGTTGGTGCCGCCAATTTTGGTTGGAATCGTTAACAAAGCTGATGAAATTAAGAAGACATATGACTTGAGTAGTTTGAGGACGGTGCTGTGTGGGGGCGCGCCCCTGAGCAAGGAGATGATCGAGGGGTTCGTGGACAAGTTTCCAAAGGTGACCATCATGCAAGGCTATGCTTTGACAGAGTCGACCGGAGGTGGAGCCTCCACGGACACCATGGAGGAGAGCCGGAGGTACGGGACTGCGGGGCTGCTCTCGCCCAGCGTTGAGGGGAGGATTGTGGACTCAGATAGCGGAAGGGCACTGCCGGTGAACCGAACCGGTGAGCTTTGGCTAAGAGGGCCCACCATTATGAAAG GTTATTTCAACAACGAAGAAGCAACGGCATCAACTCTATACTCAGATGGATGGTTAAGAACTGGAGATCTCTGCTACATAGACGAGGATGGGTTTCTTTTCATTGTTGATAGGCTGAAGGAGCTGATCAAGTACAAAGGTTATCAG gtagctCCAGCAGAACTGGAGGCCTTGTTACTCTGTCACCCAGAAGTAGCTGATGCTGCTGTAATTCC GTTTCCTGATGAGGAGGTTGGACAATTCCCCATGGCATATGTGGTGCGAAAAGCTGGAAGCACGATTTCTGGGGTTGCAGTAATTGATTTTATTGCGAAGCAG GTGGCTCCATACAAGAGAATCCGGCGAGTGGCGTTTATAGCTTCCATTCCCAAGAATCCCTCTGGCAAGATTCTTAGGAAGGACCTGATCCAACTTGCTGCCTCCAAACTTTAA
- the LOC140015378 gene encoding lysine histidine transporter-like 8, with protein sequence MSRAELVEVISSPSPDIQEPIPGILPASSVSPTFGAIYSLSTTETPNHGINGTPPKTPKSPFAARIMTPLASPMKKAIESMQGCLEEIGHFTNLDPQEAWLPITESRNGNAYYAAFHTLSSGIGVQALVLPLAFTALGWTWGIICLSLAFMWQLYTLWLLIQLHESVAGMRYSRYLWLSMAVFGNKVGKLLALFPTMYLSGGTCVALIMIGGGTMKMFYQTVCGGATDHITPLSMTEWYLVFTFSAVILAQLPNLNSIAGVSLIGAVTAVSYCTIIWVVSVVKDRPGKVSYEPIVFKSEIGRICSILNALGIVAFAFRGHNLVLEIQGTMPSSLKQPSRLPMWKGVKFSYLIIALCLFPLAIGGYRAYGDLIPSNGGIMSALDKYHRNDTSKVILGATSLFIVLNSLTSFQIYAMPVFDNLEFRYTSNNNRPCPWWLRAALRMFFGCLAFFIAVALPFLPSLAGLIGGITLPVTFAYPCIMWIMTNKPVKHSAMWYLNWSLGSLGIVLSILLVFGAIWTIVTQGIEVHFFKPQ encoded by the exons ATGAGTCGAGCAGAGCTGGTAGAAGTGATCTCAAGCCCCAGCCCCGATATTCAAGAACCTATTCCTGGAATACTTCCGGCATCCTCAGTATCCCCAACATTTGGAGCAATTTATTCACTTTCCACGACTGAAACTCCAAACCATGGAATTAACGGAACCCCGCCTAAGACCCCTAAAAGCCCTTTTGCCGCACGCATTATGACCCCTTTAGCAAGCCCCATGAAGAAAGCCATTGAAAGCATGCAAGGTTGCCTGGAAGAAATAGGTCATTTCACTAACCTTGATCCTCAAGAAGCATGGCTTCCCATCACGGAGTCCAGGAATGGAAACGCCTATTATGCAGCTTTTCACACGCTTAGCTCAGGGATTGGAGTACAAGCTCTTGTACTCCCTCTTGCTTTTACAGCCCTTGGTTG GACCTGGGGGATCATTTGTCTGTCGCTGGCTTTTATGTGGCAGTTATACACTTTATGGTTATTAATCCAATTACACGAGTCTGTAGCGGGGATGCGATACAGCCGTTACCTATGGCTCTCCATGGCTGTTTTCG GTAACAAGGTAGGGAAGCTTTTGGCTCTATTTCCGACTATGTACCTATCAGGAGGGACTTGTGTTGCACTAATAATGATTGGAGGCGGAACCATGAAGATGTTTTATCAAACTGTTTGCGGCGGAGCCACCGACCACATCACCCCGCTGAGCATGACCGAATGGTATCTGGTCTTCACGTTCTCTGCCGTAATTCTGGCTCAACTTCCTAATCTAAACTCCATAGCCGGAGTGTCTTTAATCGGTGCAGTCACAGCAGTTTCTTACTGTACGATTATATGGGTGGTGTCGGTTGTCAAGGATCGGCCTGGGAAAGTCTCTTATGAACCAATAGTGTTTAAATCTGAAATTGGTAGAATTTGCAGCATCCTGAACGCCCTTGGGATCGTTGCATTTGCCTTCAGGGGCCACAATCTAGTCCTTGAGATACAG GGTACGATGCCATCCAGCCTCAAGCAACCCTCACGCCTGCCAATGTGGAAAGGAGTGAAGTTCTCGTACCTCATCATTGCCTTGTGTTTGTTTCCTTTGGCAATTGGCGGCTACCGGGCTTACGGAGACCTG ATACCTTCCAACGGTGGGATAATGAGCGCTTTGGACAAATACCACAGGAATGACACGTCAAAGGTGATTCTAGGGGCGACAAGCCTGTTTATCGTCCTCAACAGCTTAACATCATTCCAAATATATGCAATGCCAGTCTTCGACAACCTTGAATTCAGGTAcaccagcaacaataacaggcCATGTCCGTGGTGGTTGAGGGCAGCATTACGAATGTTTTTTGGGTGCCTGGCATTCTTTATAGCAGTGGCTCTTCCCTTCTTGCCGAGTTTGGCAGGGCTGATTGGAGGCATTACACTCCCAGTAACTTTTGCATATCCCTGTATAATGTGGATTATGACCAACAAACCTGTAAAGCATAGCGCAATGTGGTACCTTAATTGGTcacttggaagcttgggaaTTGTTTTGAGCATTCTACTGGTCTTCGGTGCAATATGGACAATAGTGACGCAGGGAATTGAGGTCCATTTCTTTAAGCCCCAATGA